A stretch of the Borreliella spielmanii genome encodes the following:
- a CDS encoding LptF/LptG family permease, with product MKILKNSYESYIIAEFFKYFLITFLFFFFVFFINQILFFMRILLQNYVPFFKAFIFIIYSLPMVIALSPPFASLISVILTIHKFKIHNEILAFRSIGISIFDLLVPFFKLGIIIVFISFISNDILLPLGSIGRLKIFNEIKEEVPHLVLKPYSSKQYGDLIFVSGEKSENGYKNVTFFDNTRLKGFDRIFMAKNLDIRKENFQVYFILNDVLSIALTDSESGFYDYFYADKMKYSIDQVTFSDSFLLNYVTPSQMSMRDVIKLIKKQNNLIADSNIKNNLEGDFLSLNFSNLYLNYLYNQNYYVDESYVFENLNYMYNLSLNFKPYQDRSMKQNLALFNLEFYQKISLPLSVLFFIFLAFSMGLYSNRKYSIILELVISIIICVFYWVMFIGGKVYTVQYAPNPIIVTILPNLILIIAGAILFLRILKK from the coding sequence ATGAAAATATTAAAAAACAGTTATGAATCTTACATAATTGCTGAATTTTTTAAATATTTTTTAATTACGTTTTTATTTTTCTTTTTTGTATTTTTTATAAATCAAATTTTATTCTTTATGAGAATACTTCTTCAAAATTATGTTCCCTTTTTTAAAGCTTTTATTTTTATCATATATTCTCTTCCTATGGTGATTGCGCTTTCTCCCCCTTTTGCTTCTTTGATTTCAGTAATTCTTACTATTCATAAATTCAAGATTCACAATGAAATTTTAGCTTTTCGTTCTATTGGTATATCAATTTTTGATTTGCTTGTTCCATTTTTTAAATTAGGAATAATTATTGTTTTTATATCTTTTATATCTAATGATATTTTACTTCCACTTGGATCTATTGGTAGGTTAAAAATTTTTAATGAAATAAAAGAAGAAGTTCCTCATTTGGTGTTAAAGCCTTATTCAAGCAAACAATATGGAGATTTAATTTTTGTTTCTGGTGAAAAATCGGAAAATGGTTATAAAAATGTAACTTTTTTTGATAACACTAGACTTAAAGGATTTGATAGAATATTTATGGCAAAAAATCTTGATATTAGAAAAGAAAATTTTCAAGTTTATTTTATTTTAAATGATGTTCTATCTATTGCTTTAACAGATAGTGAGAGTGGATTTTATGATTATTTTTATGCAGATAAGATGAAATATTCAATCGATCAGGTCACATTTAGTGATAGTTTTTTGTTAAATTATGTAACTCCTTCGCAAATGAGCATGAGAGATGTTATAAAATTAATTAAAAAGCAAAACAATTTAATTGCAGATTCAAATATAAAAAATAATTTAGAAGGAGACTTTTTAAGTTTAAATTTTTCAAATCTTTATTTAAATTATTTATACAATCAAAATTATTATGTGGATGAATCTTATGTATTTGAAAATTTAAACTATATGTATAATTTAAGTTTAAATTTTAAACCTTATCAAGATAGAAGCATGAAACAAAATTTGGCTTTGTTTAATCTTGAATTTTATCAAAAAATTAGTTTGCCACTTTCAGTTTTATTTTTCATTTTTTTAGCTTTTTCAATGGGGCTGTATTCTAATAGGAAATATTCTATTATTCTTGAGCTTGTAATTTCAATTATTATTTGTGTTTTTTATTGGGTAATGTTTATTGGTGGTAAGGTTTATACTGTTCAGTATGCACCAAATCCTATTATTGTTACTATTTTGCCCAATTTGATTTTAATCATTGCAGGAGCAATTCTTTTTTTAAGAATATTAAAAAAATGA
- the pnp gene encoding polyribonucleotide nucleotidyltransferase: MRKILKLKIGRDELVFETGFMAKQANGSVLATYGGSSVLATVCCSSNAREDLDFVPLSVEYNEKYYAAGKIPGGFIKREGKPKDKEILVSRLIDRPMRPLFDKRFGREIQVIPTTLATDQLNPPDIVGMNAAFTAVFLSDIPFNGPIAAVRMVYLNGKFIVNPSFEEIHDSDLDIVVAGSLNGITMVEGGANEVSEDILLSAIDSAHEYIKQICNAQKEFLDIVGEKEKLPLAFEEKIFEFKEELRDFVYADLKEACFVKGKLNRDKAITLLRNKSYEHFSSLEKLTDTNESLFHKAFDDFEKEIVRNSILNDKIRTDGRTPNEIRDILAEVDILSRTHGSALFTRGETQALAVTTLGTSIDEQIMDDIDGDKRLNFMLHYNFPPFSVGETGRLMTGRREIGHGHLAQRALESMVPGKNDFPYTIRVVSEILESNGSSSMATVCAGSMSLMSAGVPVKRQVAGIAMGLISEGDKYVVLSDILGEEDHLGDMDFKVAGTENGITGFQMDIKIENVTKHLMRDALEQARIGRIHILSIMNSIISNSRVGISKYAPKIIQLQIDIDKISLVIGSTGKTVKAITDEFEVKVQIEQNGKIILFGDDDFKMQKAKEKIESIVREPKVGEIYEGVVKKINSFGAFIELTPTKEGFLSTRLRSRDSKYGSGRFGNNSNRYSRFGGAGGDNIRGNTGLIRPPKLEEGQQIKVRIVDIDKFGKIDLEIVRDKDY; this comes from the coding sequence TTGAGGAAAATATTAAAGTTGAAAATAGGTAGAGACGAGTTAGTGTTTGAGACGGGATTTATGGCTAAGCAGGCTAATGGATCGGTTCTTGCAACTTATGGGGGATCTTCGGTTCTTGCGACTGTTTGTTGTTCAAGTAATGCAAGAGAAGATTTAGATTTTGTTCCGCTTTCTGTTGAATATAATGAGAAATATTATGCAGCTGGTAAGATTCCAGGAGGATTTATTAAAAGAGAAGGAAAACCAAAAGATAAAGAAATACTTGTTTCTAGATTAATAGATAGGCCAATGAGGCCTCTTTTTGATAAAAGATTTGGTCGAGAAATTCAAGTAATTCCTACGACTTTGGCTACAGATCAGCTCAATCCTCCTGATATTGTTGGAATGAATGCCGCTTTTACAGCAGTTTTTTTGTCAGATATTCCGTTTAATGGCCCAATTGCAGCTGTTAGAATGGTTTATTTAAATGGTAAGTTTATAGTAAATCCTTCGTTTGAAGAGATTCATGATTCTGATCTTGATATTGTTGTTGCAGGAAGTTTAAATGGAATTACAATGGTAGAAGGCGGTGCTAATGAGGTTAGTGAAGATATTTTGCTGTCAGCAATAGACAGTGCACATGAATATATTAAACAAATTTGCAATGCTCAAAAAGAATTTTTAGATATTGTGGGGGAGAAGGAAAAACTCCCTTTAGCTTTTGAAGAAAAAATATTTGAATTTAAAGAGGAGCTTAGGGATTTTGTTTATGCTGATCTTAAAGAGGCTTGTTTTGTTAAAGGAAAGCTTAATAGAGATAAAGCCATAACTTTGCTGCGAAATAAATCTTATGAGCATTTTTCTTCTCTTGAGAAATTGACCGATACTAATGAGTCTCTTTTTCATAAAGCTTTTGATGATTTTGAGAAGGAGATTGTTAGAAATTCTATTCTTAATGATAAGATTAGAACGGACGGTAGAACGCCTAATGAGATAAGAGATATTCTTGCAGAAGTCGATATTTTAAGTAGAACGCATGGATCTGCACTTTTTACAAGAGGAGAGACGCAAGCTTTAGCAGTAACTACTCTTGGTACAAGTATTGATGAGCAAATAATGGATGATATTGATGGTGATAAGCGTCTTAATTTTATGCTTCATTACAATTTTCCTCCATTTTCAGTTGGTGAAACTGGTAGGCTTATGACTGGTAGGCGTGAGATTGGGCATGGTCATTTAGCTCAAAGAGCTTTAGAATCAATGGTTCCTGGAAAAAACGATTTTCCGTATACTATTAGAGTGGTTTCTGAGATTTTAGAATCTAACGGATCTTCTTCAATGGCTACTGTTTGCGCTGGAAGTATGTCTTTAATGTCTGCAGGGGTTCCTGTTAAAAGGCAGGTCGCAGGAATAGCTATGGGCCTTATTAGCGAAGGGGATAAATATGTGGTTTTAAGCGATATTCTTGGAGAAGAGGATCATTTAGGTGATATGGACTTTAAAGTGGCTGGTACAGAAAATGGGATTACTGGATTTCAAATGGATATTAAGATCGAAAATGTTACTAAGCATTTAATGAGAGATGCTCTTGAGCAGGCAAGAATAGGTAGGATACACATACTGTCTATTATGAATTCTATAATTTCTAATTCAAGAGTTGGTATATCTAAGTATGCTCCCAAAATTATTCAACTGCAAATTGATATTGATAAGATATCTCTTGTAATAGGGTCTACTGGAAAAACTGTTAAAGCCATAACAGATGAATTTGAAGTTAAGGTGCAAATTGAACAAAATGGAAAGATTATTCTTTTCGGTGATGATGATTTTAAGATGCAAAAGGCTAAAGAAAAAATAGAGAGCATTGTAAGGGAACCAAAAGTAGGTGAAATTTATGAAGGAGTAGTTAAAAAGATTAATAGCTTTGGAGCTTTTATTGAACTTACTCCTACAAAAGAAGGATTTTTAAGTACTCGCTTGAGATCTAGAGATAGTAAGTATGGTTCTGGAAGATTTGGGAATAATAGTAATAGATATTCCAGATTTGGTGGTGCTGGTGGAGACAATATAAGGGGCAATACTGGATTAATTAGACCTCCAAAATTAGAAGAAGGTCAGCAAATTAAAGTTAGAATAGTTGATATAGATAAATTTGGAAAAATTGATCTTGAAATTGTTAGAGATAAAGATTATTAA
- the rpsO gene encoding 30S ribosomal protein S15, with the protein MIDKKQKQKIVSEFGKNDGDTGSVGVQIALITGRIKYLTEHLKVNKKDHSSKRGLLKLVGQRRSLLRYYQKKDLEAYRTLISKLGLRK; encoded by the coding sequence ATGATAGATAAAAAGCAAAAGCAAAAAATAGTTTCTGAATTTGGGAAAAATGATGGTGATACTGGTTCTGTTGGGGTTCAAATTGCACTTATTACAGGTAGAATAAAGTATTTAACTGAGCATTTAAAGGTAAATAAAAAAGACCATAGTTCAAAAAGGGGCTTGTTAAAGTTGGTAGGGCAAAGGCGTAGTTTATTGCGGTATTACCAAAAAAAAGATTTAGAAGCTTATAGGACACTGATATCTAAACTTGGTCTTAGAAAATAA
- the truB gene encoding tRNA pseudouridine(55) synthase TruB → MENGFLLVNKEQGKTSFETLFPVKKYFNTNRVGHAGTLDKFASGVLIALVGKYTKLASYFMSLDKEYVAEFRFGLETDTLDPNGRIIDKTDYIPNLEDISLKLKDFIGEIYQSPPRFSSIHIDGSRAYKLALNGKFFEIKKRRVNVYNIQILSYDFSSSLLSLKISCSKGTYIRSIARDLAYSLNSCAYVSSLKRTKVGMFRLEDSTLWKNLSKASLISLESLRDFEKVCVDSSKINLIKNGAYVEIQININELKILKSKDGEILAIIKGIGLNKYKYVIKF, encoded by the coding sequence TTGGAAAATGGATTCCTTTTAGTTAATAAAGAACAAGGCAAAACTTCTTTTGAAACTCTTTTTCCTGTAAAAAAATATTTTAATACAAATCGTGTTGGGCATGCTGGTACACTTGATAAATTTGCAAGTGGAGTTTTGATTGCTCTTGTAGGAAAATATACAAAGCTTGCAAGCTATTTTATGTCTTTAGATAAAGAGTATGTAGCAGAATTTAGATTTGGATTAGAAACAGATACTCTTGATCCAAATGGAAGAATAATTGATAAAACAGATTATATCCCTAATTTAGAAGATATATCTTTAAAGCTTAAAGATTTTATAGGAGAGATTTATCAAAGTCCTCCCAGATTTTCTTCTATTCATATTGATGGTAGTAGGGCTTATAAACTTGCTTTGAATGGAAAGTTTTTTGAAATTAAAAAACGAAGAGTAAATGTTTATAATATTCAAATATTAAGCTATGATTTTAGCTCTTCTTTACTTAGTTTAAAAATTAGCTGTTCAAAAGGTACTTACATTAGGAGCATTGCAAGAGATTTGGCTTATTCTTTAAATTCTTGTGCGTATGTTAGCAGTTTAAAAAGAACTAAAGTGGGTATGTTTAGATTAGAAGATTCCACCCTGTGGAAAAATTTAAGTAAGGCTTCCTTAATTAGTTTAGAATCTTTAAGAGACTTTGAAAAGGTTTGCGTTGATTCTAGTAAGATAAATCTTATTAAAAATGGGGCTTATGTTGAAATTCAAATCAATATAAATGAACTTAAGATTTTAAAATCCAAAGATGGGGAAATATTAGCGATCATTAAAGGAATAGGTTTGAATAAATATAAATATGTTATTAAATTTTAG
- the rbfA gene encoding 30S ribosome-binding factor RbfA: protein MYKDIKKFKLESFIAQEIGNLIVSRGIKDPRIHSFLTVVKVEFSKDLINAKVFMGSIKEGASLDNAVKALNNAKGFIQSQIIKRIKVRSTPKLLFVKDDSLSKSFYVNKIIEGLNTTREN from the coding sequence ATGTATAAGGATATAAAAAAGTTCAAACTCGAAAGTTTTATTGCTCAAGAAATTGGCAATTTAATAGTGAGTAGGGGAATTAAAGACCCCAGGATTCATTCATTTTTAACCGTTGTTAAAGTAGAATTTTCAAAAGATTTAATAAATGCTAAAGTGTTTATGGGTTCAATCAAGGAAGGTGCTTCTTTAGATAATGCAGTTAAAGCTTTAAATAACGCTAAGGGATTTATTCAAAGTCAAATTATTAAGCGAATTAAAGTTAGAAGTACCCCTAAATTACTATTTGTTAAGGATGATTCTCTTTCTAAATCATTTTATGTTAATAAAATAATTGAAGGATTAAATACTACAAGAGAGAATTAA